A section of the Deltaproteobacteria bacterium genome encodes:
- a CDS encoding mechanosensitive ion channel family protein has protein sequence MDFHGFLKRVIEWFITSGLHVLVILILVGIAVKVSRLVSNRLVLFFTKQREDEEFHKRARTLGDVVRYIMVSAVYTIATMTILREIGINIGPILAAAGIVGLAVGFGAQSLVKDVITGFFILMEDQIRVGDVVEVAGKSGQVEKVNLRTTALRDMAGNVHYIPNGQISVVTNMTKEYSRYVFDIGVTHQENMDEVIEIIKKIDEGLRNDPEFQNDILEPIEILGVDKFSGSAVIIKARTTTRPTKQWRIGREFNRRIKQGFNERNIEIPLPRVRLYMDQDKTGQGCPQSLK, from the coding sequence ATGGATTTTCATGGCTTCCTAAAAAGAGTGATAGAATGGTTCATAACGAGCGGATTGCACGTTCTGGTGATTCTGATTCTTGTTGGGATCGCTGTGAAAGTGTCCCGTCTCGTATCAAATCGGCTTGTCCTGTTCTTTACAAAGCAACGAGAAGATGAGGAGTTTCATAAACGGGCCCGTACCCTTGGTGATGTGGTACGTTATATCATGGTATCAGCAGTTTACACCATCGCGACCATGACAATATTGAGAGAAATCGGCATAAACATCGGCCCTATCCTAGCGGCCGCCGGCATTGTCGGGTTAGCGGTGGGATTCGGCGCCCAGAGTCTGGTTAAAGATGTTATTACGGGATTCTTCATCCTGATGGAAGATCAAATCCGGGTGGGCGATGTGGTTGAAGTCGCAGGTAAAAGCGGCCAAGTTGAAAAGGTCAACCTGAGAACCACGGCACTGCGGGACATGGCCGGAAATGTCCACTATATACCCAACGGCCAAATAAGTGTTGTGACCAACATGACAAAAGAATATTCACGTTATGTTTTTGATATCGGGGTTACCCATCAGGAAAATATGGATGAAGTCATTGAAATCATAAAAAAAATTGATGAAGGGTTGCGAAATGACCCCGAATTTCAAAACGATATCCTGGAACCGATCGAGATTCTTGGGGTTGATAAGTTTTCGGGTTCCGCCGTTATCATCAAGGCGCGAACAACCACGAGGCCGACTAAACAGTGGCGTATCGGGCGTGAGTTTAATCGCCGCATCAAGCAAGGGTTCAATGAAAGGAATATCGAGATACCCCTCCCCCGTGTCAGGCTCTATATGGATCAGGATAAAACGGGTCAAGGATGTCCACAGTCGCTTAAATAG
- a CDS encoding patatin-like phospholipase family protein, whose product MTWLNKKVGLALGGGGSRGLAHIGVLSVLEKEGIHIDMIAGTSMGAIIGGAYACGVSPVELRKMVSAYLRSPEFLSSVIHSLSPSDDVKETRIAKKLSRRMKSTFHKVRTLFKPGAISLYDFRSMINYFIPDKLIEETRIPFRAVATDLITGERVVFYQGSIRDAVLASCAVPGAIDPFKNGDKLLSDGGITSLVPVNVLRECGADMVIAVAVGKDVYYDGELKTATDVVARAGEITAYRLKNYELRQADVVIKPTARNDHWADFSRAMDLIHDGELATRKALKEIRRTLPLQKKLERFWRNLTSRG is encoded by the coding sequence ATGACCTGGTTAAATAAAAAAGTTGGTCTTGCTCTGGGGGGCGGCGGATCCCGAGGTCTGGCACATATCGGTGTTCTGTCCGTTCTTGAAAAAGAGGGGATTCATATCGATATGATTGCCGGGACCAGTATGGGGGCAATCATCGGTGGTGCCTATGCCTGTGGCGTCTCGCCGGTGGAATTGAGAAAGATGGTGTCGGCTTATTTGCGAAGTCCGGAATTTCTTTCTTCCGTCATTCATTCGCTTTCACCATCGGATGACGTGAAAGAAACGCGAATCGCTAAGAAATTATCCAGGCGGATGAAGAGCACTTTTCATAAAGTTCGTACACTTTTCAAACCAGGGGCCATTTCTCTTTACGATTTCCGCTCCATGATCAATTATTTTATCCCGGACAAGCTAATCGAAGAGACACGGATACCCTTTCGGGCCGTTGCCACGGACCTGATTACGGGTGAACGGGTGGTGTTTTACCAAGGTTCTATCAGGGATGCCGTCCTGGCCAGCTGTGCCGTACCGGGCGCAATCGATCCTTTCAAAAATGGGGACAAGCTGCTTTCCGATGGCGGGATAACCAGTCTGGTTCCGGTGAATGTACTCCGGGAATGCGGAGCCGACATGGTTATCGCTGTAGCCGTGGGAAAGGATGTCTATTATGACGGCGAATTGAAGACAGCGACGGATGTGGTGGCTCGGGCTGGGGAGATTACCGCTTACCGGTTGAAGAACTATGAACTGCGGCAGGCGGATGTGGTGATCAAGCCGACGGCGCGGAATGACCACTGGGCCGATTTTTCCCGGGCGATGGACCTGATCCATGACGGCGAACTGGCCACCCGAAAAGCGCTGAAGGAAATCCGGCGAACCCTTCCTCTCCAAAAAAAGCTGGAGCGATTCTGGCGCAATTTGACAAGTCGGGGTTAG
- a CDS encoding adenylosuccinate synthase — MANVVVIGTQWGDEGKGKVVDLYAQHADVIARFQGGNNAGHTLVVKGEETILHLIPSGILHNHKRCIIGNGVVVDPSVLINEIEELRRRGLFPSHTNLYVSENAHVIMPYHKRIDLAREARKSGRKLGTTGRGIGPAYEDKISRMGIKISDLLDEQMLQDKLKENLEEKNFFLTRYFHEGPVDEKAVFDEYRKYGEFLKSFVADTSMILTKEMRQGKKILFEGAQGSHLDIDHGTYPYVTSSNTVSGNACCGTGVGPSAIHSVIGICKAYTTRVGEGPFPTELQDEIGERMQTVGHEYGATTGRKRRCGWLDLVLVRQAMRVSGITGLALTKLDVLHGIEKIKICVAYKWNGEEYTESVPANFNVLNQCEPVYEEMDGWTDDISTARTLDDLPRNARRYIERLEVLTGTQCVLVSVDASREGTIVMRNPFSN; from the coding sequence ATGGCGAATGTGGTTGTTATAGGAACGCAATGGGGTGACGAAGGGAAGGGTAAAGTCGTCGATCTGTATGCGCAACATGCAGATGTCATCGCCCGCTTCCAGGGCGGAAACAATGCCGGGCACACTCTGGTCGTCAAGGGCGAAGAAACGATTCTCCACCTCATTCCCTCAGGGATATTGCACAATCATAAAAGATGCATTATCGGCAACGGTGTCGTGGTGGACCCTTCTGTTCTAATCAACGAAATTGAAGAGCTGCGCCGGAGGGGGCTTTTCCCCTCTCATACAAACCTCTACGTGAGCGAAAACGCACATGTGATCATGCCCTATCATAAGCGAATCGATCTGGCCAGGGAGGCCCGTAAAAGCGGGAGAAAACTCGGCACGACCGGCAGGGGAATCGGCCCGGCTTATGAGGACAAGATATCGCGTATGGGCATCAAGATTTCCGATCTTTTGGATGAACAAATGCTCCAGGACAAACTCAAGGAAAATCTGGAGGAGAAGAATTTCTTTTTGACCCGGTATTTTCATGAAGGCCCGGTCGATGAAAAGGCTGTCTTTGATGAATATCGCAAATACGGGGAATTCCTGAAGTCTTTTGTAGCCGATACGTCCATGATTCTTACAAAAGAGATGCGGCAGGGGAAAAAGATACTTTTCGAGGGAGCCCAAGGCAGCCATCTGGATATTGATCATGGGACTTACCCCTATGTGACTTCGTCCAACACCGTTTCAGGAAACGCCTGTTGCGGTACGGGAGTCGGTCCCTCAGCTATTCATTCCGTCATCGGGATCTGCAAAGCCTATACGACCCGCGTCGGGGAAGGACCGTTTCCGACGGAATTGCAGGATGAAATCGGGGAAAGAATGCAGACCGTCGGCCATGAATACGGCGCCACGACGGGACGGAAGAGGCGTTGCGGCTGGCTTGATCTGGTCTTGGTCAGGCAGGCGATGCGTGTTTCCGGAATCACCGGTCTTGCCCTGACCAAGTTGGATGTGTTGCACGGCATCGAAAAGATCAAAATCTGTGTGGCCTATAAATGGAATGGGGAAGAATACACAGAGAGCGTTCCCGCAAATTTCAATGTTTTAAACCAGTGTGAGCCCGTCTATGAAGAAATGGACGGCTGGACCGATGACATCAGTACGGCCAGAACCCTGGATGACCTTCCACGGAACGCCCGTCGTTATATTGAACGTCTGGAAGTTCTGACGGGCACACAATGTGTTCTCGTTTCGGTCGATGCAAGTAGGGAGGGGACCATTGTCATGAGGAATCCCTTTTCCAACTGA
- a CDS encoding phosphoglycerate dehydrogenase has translation MKKVLISDSMSNEAVEVFKRTEGIEVDVITNLTPDELRGVIKEYDGLAVRSATKVTKEILECATNLKVIGRAGAGLDNVDINEASKRGIVVMNTPGGNTITTAEHALAMMMSMARKIPQATATMKAGKWEKNKFMGNELCNKTLGILGIGRIGGVVADRAQGLKMNVLAYDPFISPEAASEAGISLVPLDELLVKSDFISIHSPMTKETKYMINAEAFSKMKDGVFIINCARGGIVNEKDLHDAIVSGKVAGAALDVFEEEPTKNQELIALDQVVATPHLGASTDEAQVSVAIAVAEQMVDYLIRGEIRNAFNFPSVSAELMSVLGPYISLGEQLGKFQAQFVTGGIQKVDIEYSGEITSYDVAPITISILKGLLRPILNEEVNDINAPIIAKERGIRVVESRSSKIEDYATLITLKVQTASETSVAAGTIFGRKDLRIVRINKFSLDVIPEGHMLVLSNQDKPGVVGNIGTILGQNNINIARLHLSRELVDQQALVVLSTDSTVSEDILAKLRSLPHVIAVTYLEM, from the coding sequence ATGAAAAAAGTACTCATCAGCGACAGCATGTCCAACGAAGCTGTCGAAGTATTTAAAAGGACGGAAGGCATCGAAGTCGATGTCATCACCAATCTGACTCCTGACGAACTCAGGGGAGTCATCAAGGAATACGATGGTTTGGCCGTCCGCAGCGCGACAAAGGTAACGAAAGAAATCCTGGAATGCGCCACAAACTTGAAAGTGATCGGCCGGGCTGGCGCGGGTCTCGACAATGTAGACATCAACGAGGCGAGCAAGCGGGGGATCGTTGTCATGAACACCCCCGGCGGGAACACCATTACCACGGCGGAGCACGCCTTGGCCATGATGATGTCCATGGCACGGAAGATTCCTCAGGCGACGGCCACGATGAAAGCCGGAAAATGGGAAAAGAACAAGTTCATGGGTAACGAACTTTGCAACAAGACCCTGGGTATCCTGGGTATCGGACGGATTGGTGGTGTGGTGGCCGACCGGGCCCAGGGGTTGAAGATGAACGTTCTGGCCTATGACCCCTTCATCTCCCCCGAAGCGGCCTCTGAGGCTGGAATCAGCTTGGTGCCCCTGGATGAATTGTTGGTCAAGTCCGATTTCATTTCCATCCACAGCCCCATGACCAAGGAAACAAAATACATGATCAACGCCGAGGCCTTCTCAAAAATGAAGGACGGTGTTTTCATCATCAACTGTGCGCGTGGTGGGATTGTCAATGAGAAGGATCTCCATGACGCCATCGTTTCCGGCAAGGTCGCCGGCGCGGCCCTCGATGTCTTTGAAGAGGAGCCCACCAAAAATCAGGAATTGATCGCTTTGGATCAGGTCGTCGCTACGCCGCACCTTGGTGCCTCGACGGATGAGGCACAGGTCAGCGTCGCCATTGCCGTCGCCGAACAGATGGTCGATTATCTGATCAGGGGAGAAATTCGAAACGCCTTCAATTTTCCCTCGGTAAGCGCTGAACTGATGTCGGTGCTTGGGCCTTATATTTCCCTGGGGGAGCAGCTCGGTAAGTTCCAGGCCCAGTTTGTAACGGGTGGTATCCAGAAAGTCGATATTGAATACAGCGGAGAAATCACAAGTTATGATGTGGCCCCCATCACGATTTCGATTCTGAAGGGTCTCTTGCGGCCCATCCTGAACGAAGAGGTGAATGATATCAACGCGCCGATTATCGCAAAGGAGCGTGGAATCCGTGTGGTCGAGTCCAGGAGCAGCAAAATTGAGGACTATGCGACGCTGATCACACTGAAGGTGCAGACGGCTTCTGAGACCAGCGTGGCCGCCGGCACCATTTTTGGGAGAAAAGATCTGCGCATTGTCCGGATCAACAAGTTTTCCCTGGATGTGATTCCGGAAGGGCATATGCTGGTTCTGTCCAATCAGGACAAGCCCGGCGTGGTTGGAAATATCGGAACAATTCTGGGACAGAACAATATCAACATTGCACGATTGCACTTGAGCCGCGAACTGGTCGATCAGCAGGCGCTTGTCGTCCTGAGTACGGACAGCACGGTCAGCGAGGATATATTGGCGAAACTGCGCAGTTTACCCCATGTAATTGCGGTGACCTATCTGGAGATGTAG
- a CDS encoding phosphoserine transaminase: MGNPNFSSGPCSKRPQWSLDALRDAAVGRSHRSNLGKEKLAKAIEETKSVLAIPEHYLVGILPGSDTGAFEGAMWTLLGPKPVSVLVWESFGEGWATDINKQLKLNATVLKADYGKIPDLKAVDWTNDVVFVANGTTSGVKIPDWDWIPDDREGLTLCDATSAVFAMPVDWSKIDALTFSWQKCLGGEGAHGVLVLGPRACERIGSYDPPWPMPKIFRMKKNGKVDGAIFQGDTINTPSMLCVEDYLDALRWAKNIGLEGLIARTNNNLKVVEEWVEKNDWVEFLAESKDIRSSTSVCLMVKDPKVNSLSKDDQVAFLKGIAGDLAKKKIAYDVNSYKDAPAGYRFWCGPTIEPEDLKIALAEMEKIFREKVAAI; the protein is encoded by the coding sequence ATGGGTAATCCGAATTTCAGTTCCGGTCCGTGCAGCAAAAGGCCGCAATGGTCTCTCGACGCGCTGCGGGATGCGGCGGTGGGGAGGTCCCATCGGTCCAATCTGGGCAAAGAGAAGCTGGCGAAAGCAATCGAGGAGACAAAATCCGTACTGGCTATTCCAGAGCATTATCTTGTGGGCATTCTTCCCGGCTCAGATACAGGGGCCTTCGAGGGGGCGATGTGGACGCTTCTCGGTCCCAAACCGGTGTCGGTTCTCGTTTGGGAAAGTTTCGGTGAAGGCTGGGCAACGGATATCAACAAGCAGTTGAAATTGAATGCAACGGTCCTGAAGGCTGATTATGGCAAGATTCCTGATCTGAAGGCTGTCGACTGGACAAACGACGTCGTTTTTGTCGCCAACGGAACCACAAGCGGCGTGAAGATTCCAGACTGGGACTGGATTCCCGATGACCGGGAAGGCCTCACCCTGTGCGACGCCACCAGCGCCGTTTTTGCCATGCCTGTGGACTGGTCGAAGATTGACGCGCTGACGTTTTCCTGGCAGAAATGTCTGGGCGGTGAAGGCGCCCATGGCGTCCTGGTGCTGGGTCCCCGGGCGTGTGAACGGATTGGGTCTTACGATCCTCCCTGGCCGATGCCCAAGATTTTCCGAATGAAAAAGAACGGCAAGGTGGATGGTGCGATTTTCCAGGGCGATACGATCAACACCCCCTCGATGCTCTGTGTCGAGGACTATCTGGATGCGCTCCGGTGGGCGAAAAATATTGGTCTCGAAGGATTGATTGCCAGAACTAACAATAACTTGAAAGTTGTCGAAGAATGGGTGGAAAAAAACGATTGGGTGGAGTTTTTAGCGGAATCCAAGGATATCCGCTCCAGTACCTCAGTTTGTCTCATGGTGAAGGATCCCAAGGTTAACAGTCTTTCCAAGGATGACCAGGTTGCGTTCCTGAAGGGCATTGCCGGTGATCTCGCAAAAAAGAAGATCGCGTACGACGTAAATTCCTACAAGGATGCTCCGGCTGGTTATCGTTTCTGGTGTGGGCCGACCATCGAACCGGAAGATTTGAAGATCGCCCTCGCGGAAATGGAAAAGATTTTCCGGGAAAAGGTTGCAGCGATATAG
- the radA gene encoding DNA repair protein RadA produces MQNVKPSKTAFFCQECGYQTPKWLGRCPACGAWNRFVEEEEPASPPGGEADLSFNTHPLPIDEITADEGERILTGIDEMDRVLGGGVVGGSVILVGGEPGIGKSTLLLQILQQLATRGNKVLYVSGEESAKQIRLRGQRVGALSDNLLVLTEISIEKIIGHFREVQPAILVVDSIQTTHSANLSSAPGSVGQVREGAQQFVLLAKKTGVPVFIIGHVTKDGAIAGPKILEHMVDTVLYFEGDSGHPYRIVRAIKNRYGPTNEVGVFEMGGSGLKEVENPSSFFLNERPEGTVGSVVVPSIEGTRPILIEIQGLVGTNLFGTPRRTAIGVDHNRVSLLTSVMDKVWGKNICGHDIFINVAGGIKVDEPAVDLGVVSTILSSFLDRPIDSHTVVLGEVGLTGEIRRIAQIEERVKEATRMGFTRYILPKGHKGILPSSSKIKLFPIDNLRQLTEHLF; encoded by the coding sequence ATGCAAAACGTGAAACCGAGCAAAACCGCCTTTTTTTGCCAGGAATGTGGCTACCAAACCCCGAAGTGGCTGGGAAGATGCCCTGCCTGCGGCGCTTGGAACCGCTTTGTCGAGGAAGAAGAACCGGCCTCCCCCCCGGGAGGGGAAGCGGATTTATCATTCAACACGCATCCTCTCCCCATCGACGAAATCACGGCGGATGAAGGGGAGAGAATCCTCACAGGAATCGACGAAATGGACCGGGTCCTGGGCGGCGGAGTCGTCGGCGGTTCCGTCATCCTCGTCGGTGGTGAGCCCGGCATAGGCAAGTCGACTCTTCTGCTTCAGATTCTCCAGCAACTGGCCACCCGGGGCAACAAAGTCCTTTACGTTTCAGGTGAAGAATCCGCTAAACAGATCCGTCTTAGAGGACAGCGTGTCGGCGCCCTGTCCGACAACCTGCTGGTTTTGACGGAAATATCCATTGAAAAAATCATCGGGCATTTCCGGGAAGTCCAACCCGCCATTCTCGTGGTGGATTCCATCCAGACCACCCACTCCGCCAACCTGTCTTCCGCGCCGGGCAGTGTCGGCCAGGTCCGGGAGGGGGCGCAACAGTTCGTGCTCCTGGCCAAGAAAACGGGGGTTCCCGTTTTCATCATCGGCCATGTCACCAAAGACGGTGCCATCGCCGGGCCCAAAATTCTGGAACATATGGTTGACACGGTGCTGTACTTCGAAGGCGATTCGGGCCACCCCTACCGTATTGTCCGGGCGATCAAAAATCGTTACGGCCCGACCAACGAGGTCGGTGTTTTTGAAATGGGCGGCAGCGGCTTGAAAGAAGTGGAGAACCCCTCCTCCTTTTTTCTCAATGAGAGACCGGAGGGGACGGTTGGTTCCGTTGTCGTTCCCAGCATCGAGGGAACACGGCCTATCCTTATCGAAATCCAGGGCCTGGTCGGCACCAACCTTTTCGGCACGCCGCGGAGAACCGCCATCGGGGTCGACCACAACCGGGTATCGCTCCTGACCTCCGTCATGGACAAAGTCTGGGGGAAAAATATCTGCGGTCACGATATCTTTATCAATGTCGCCGGCGGGATCAAGGTCGATGAACCGGCTGTCGATCTGGGGGTCGTTTCGACCATTCTGTCCAGTTTTCTGGACCGGCCGATCGATTCACATACCGTTGTTCTTGGCGAAGTGGGGTTGACGGGAGAGATCCGGCGAATCGCGCAGATCGAAGAACGGGTGAAGGAAGCGACCCGCATGGGGTTTACCCGCTACATTTTACCCAAGGGCCATAAAGGCATCCTGCCGTCTTCCTCAAAGATAAAACTGTTCCCCATCGACAACCTCAGGCAGTTGACGGAGCATCTCTTTTAG